The Corvus hawaiiensis isolate bCorHaw1 chromosome 10, bCorHaw1.pri.cur, whole genome shotgun sequence genome includes a window with the following:
- the LRRC3 gene encoding leucine-rich repeat-containing protein 3 encodes MGEALQEHRGAVLLPRSCCHPQGATSSQAELAGSKMTLTTTTPATSVAQAFCLLLCIPWGSSCPPSCQCTEQAGAKAVLCSSQHLEEIPKDIPTDAVFLKLDANSITRIPSNAFRHLSHLEEIDLSRNAIEKIDRAAFKGLAAGLRTLDLSSNRISSIPKEALLALNAKLRLANNPWHCECALQEVLWEARLDPDSVQDITCHTAPRQEYVGKPLLQVLDAGVNFCSVRQRTMDVAMFITMFGWFAMVIVYVICYVRHNREAACKHGNYLKSLPSTQAHAETTSTAL; translated from the coding sequence ATGGGAGAGGCCTTGCAGGAACACCGAGGGGCCgtcctgctgcccaggagctgctgccaccccCAGGGAGCTACCAGCAGCCAAGCTGAGCTGGCTGGCAGCAAGATGACCCTCACCACCACCACACCAGCCACCAGTGTGGCCCAGGCtttctgcctcctgctctgcatcccCTGGGGCAGCTCGTGCCCCCCCAGCTGCCAGtgcacagagcaggcaggggCAAAGGCtgtcctctgcagctcccagcacctggAGGAGATCCCCAAGGACATCCCCACCGATGCGGTGTTCCTCAAGCTGGATGCCAACAGCATAACCAGGATCCCCAGCAATGCCTTCAGGCACCTGTCCCACCTGGAGGAAATCGACCTCTCCAGGAATGCCATCGAGAAGATCGACAGGGCAGCTTTCAaagggctggcagctgggctgcGGACCCTCGACCTCTCCAGCAACCGCATCAGCAGCATTCCCAAGGAGGCCTTGCTGGCACTCAACGCCAAGCTCCGGCTGGCCAACAACCCTTGGCACTGCGAGTGTGCCTTGCAGGAGGTGCTGTGGGAGGCACGGCTGGACCCCGACTCCGTCCAGGACATCACCTGCCACACGGCCCCGCGGCAGGAGTACGTGGGCAAGCCGCTGCTCCAGGTCCTGGATGCCGGCGTCAACTTCTGCAGCGTGCGCCAGAGGACCATGGACGTGGCCATGTTCATCACCATGTTTGGCTGGTTCGCCATGGTCATCGTCTACGTGATCTGCTACGTCCGGCACAACAGGGAGGCCGCCTGCAAGCACGGGAATTACCTGAAGTCACTGCCGAGCACCCAGGCCCACGCAGAGACCACCAGCACCGCCCTGtag